A part of Rattus rattus isolate New Zealand chromosome 6, Rrattus_CSIRO_v1, whole genome shotgun sequence genomic DNA contains:
- the LOC116904550 gene encoding killer cell lectin-like receptor 5 produces the protein MSEQEVTYSSLRFSKSSRLHNQVKPEETRGPREAGHRECYVPWHLIVIALGILCTLLLVTVAVLVTNIFQYSQENHELQETLNHYNFSAMQSDIDLKEEMLRKKAIECSPGNDLLESLNREQNRWYSKTKTVINSSQHTGNEIETHWFCYGIKCYYFIKDRKTWHGCKRICQNSNLSLLKIDDEDERKFLQQQVIPDNYWIGLSYEKEKNKWAWIENGPSELASNTKIFNERDGACIFLSKTKLDSIDCNNLYSCICGKRLNKFPDLLFNEC, from the exons ATGAGTGAGCAGGAGGTCACTTATTCAAGTCTGAGATTTTCTAAATCTTCACGGCTGCATAACCAAGTGAAGCCTGAGGAGACTAGAGGGCCCAGAGAAGCTGGCCACAGAG AGTGTTATGTCCCCTGGCACCTGATTGTGATAGCTTTGGGAATCCTCTGTACCCTTCTTCTGGTAACTGTTGCAGTGTTGGTGACAAACA TTTTTCAGTATAGTCAAGAGAATCATGAACTGCAGGAAACACTAAACCACTACAACTTCAGCGCCATGCAAAGTGACATtgatttaaaggaagaaatgctgagaaaaaaGGCGATAGAGTGTAGTCCAGGCAATGATCTTCTGGAATCGCTcaacagagaacagaacagaTGGTACAGCAAAACCAAGACTGTCATAAATTCCTCACAACACACAG GCAACGAAATTGAAACACACTGGTTCTGCTACggtataaaatgttattatttcatCAAGGACAGAAAAACATGGCATGGATGTAAACGGATCTGCCAGAATTCCAATTTATCCCTTCTGAAGATAGATGATGAGGATGAAAGG AAGTTCCTTCAGCAACAGGTTATCCCAGACAATTACTGGATTGGATTGtcatatgagaaagaaaaaaataaatgggcaTGGATTGAAAATGGACCATCTGAACT tgCTTCAAACACAAAGATATTCAATGAAAGGGATGGAGCTTGTATATTCTTATCTAAAACAAAACTAGACAGTATTGACTGTAATAATTTATACAGCTGTATTTGTGGGAAGAGATTGAATAAATTCCCTGATTTACTCTTCAATGAATGTTAA